A portion of the Gigantopelta aegis isolate Gae_Host chromosome 10, Gae_host_genome, whole genome shotgun sequence genome contains these proteins:
- the LOC121384671 gene encoding uncharacterized protein LOC121384671 — MAALSLCLMSLLVSVCLVSGEEQTTGQTSGQTTETAKEALDEAAFQATMGIADCEKSEESSRKKRSAFLPNLGARYNNPYSGYGGYNPWSYLPLPGFTLYPGLIRTSAFNLPSQRFFSSFSSPAQIVRTAGRGVSRYYYKTGTFEHAYNDFMVLPLINQQLVTQAQTRVVETVKTTSTVQPVVYRAVSTSFPSYTFQLCNNCCHNGSPCITSHLSGDVFPARSVSRYYVYLA, encoded by the exons ATGGCAGCCCTGTCTCTGTGTCTGATGAGCCTGctggtgtctgtgtgtctggTGTCCGGCGAGGAACAGACGACTGGACAGACAAGTGGACAGACGACGGAGACGGCGAAAGAGGCCCTGGATGAGGCAGCGTTCCAGGCTACCATGGGAATCGCAGACTGCG aaaaatCCGAGGAGTCGAGCCGTAAGAAGAGATCGGCCTTTCTGCCCAACCTCGGCGCACGTTACAACAACCCGTACAGTGGATACGGCGGGTACAACCCCTGGTCGTACCTGCCCCTTCCTGGCTTCACCCTGTACCCTGGTCTGATTAGAACCTCCGCCTTCAACCTGCCCTCCCAGCGATTCTTCAGCTCCTTCTCCTCCCCAGCACAGATCGTCAGGACCGCCGGTCGAGGTGTCTCGCGCTACTATTACAAAACCGGCACCTTTGAGCATGCGTACAACGACTTCATGGTACTTCCGCTCATCAACCAACAGCTGGTGACGCAGGCGCAGACCCGCGTTGTTGAGACGGTGAAGACAACGTCCACAGTGCAGCCAGTGGTGTACCGCGCCGTGTCGACGTCGTTCCCCAGCTACACGTTCCAGCTGTGCAACAACTGCTGCCACAACGGCAGTCCGTGCATCACCAGCCACCTGAGCGGCGACGTGTTCCCAGCCAGGAGTGTGAGCAGATATTACGTGTACCTCGCATGA